One genomic segment of Porphyromonadaceae bacterium W3.11 includes these proteins:
- the hemW gene encoding radical SAM family heme chaperone HemW: MILKTYNVRSECAGIYIHVPFCVTKCPYCDFYSVEGVKYQSGFVKALKVEAVKRSYELEGVPIQSVYFGGGTPSLLSHIEVGEILQTLRSSYLLEDDIEITMECNPGDLSQMDVEKHMAHGVNRFSIGAQSFQPKLLNTLGRRHKREDTIRMYGYFQNLGVKNISLDLIYGIPEETLEDLEADLDQIIAMDPEHISTYHLIYEEGTPFFRALESGQLQEVDEGMSLKMSSIVQKRLVEAGYEHYEISNFAKPGRRSRHNSSYWQGIPYIGLGPSAHSYIHPWRSYNPSDVDEYNRQLMRGAGFLNRSYEYISGEVEFEEYLLTRMRTIEGISLADIKEMGKELDQTQVKMMIDRGWLTQSGDRLRLTEVGINLSDAIILQLSLS; the protein is encoded by the coding sequence ATGATATTAAAGACCTATAACGTGAGAAGTGAATGTGCTGGGATTTATATCCATGTCCCATTTTGTGTTACAAAGTGTCCTTATTGTGATTTTTATTCTGTAGAGGGGGTCAAGTATCAGAGCGGATTTGTAAAGGCTTTGAAGGTGGAGGCTGTGAAACGCTCATATGAGCTAGAGGGTGTACCTATTCAAAGTGTTTATTTTGGAGGGGGAACACCGTCTCTGCTTAGTCATATCGAAGTAGGGGAGATCTTACAGACTTTGAGATCTTCATATCTTCTAGAGGATGATATAGAGATCACTATGGAATGTAATCCTGGTGATTTGTCACAGATGGATGTGGAGAAGCACATGGCTCATGGGGTCAACCGATTTAGTATTGGAGCTCAGTCCTTTCAGCCTAAGTTGTTAAATACCTTGGGACGGAGGCACAAGAGAGAAGATACCATAAGAATGTATGGCTATTTTCAGAACCTAGGGGTGAAGAATATCTCTCTAGACCTTATCTATGGTATCCCTGAGGAGACTCTTGAGGATCTAGAAGCTGATTTGGATCAAATTATAGCTATGGACCCTGAGCATATTTCTACATACCACTTGATTTATGAAGAGGGGACTCCCTTTTTTAGAGCCCTTGAGAGTGGGCAACTTCAGGAGGTGGATGAGGGAATGAGTCTAAAGATGTCAAGCATCGTCCAAAAGAGATTAGTAGAGGCGGGCTATGAGCATTATGAGATATCTAACTTTGCCAAGCCAGGTAGGCGGTCGCGACATAATTCATCTTATTGGCAAGGCATACCCTATATCGGCTTAGGACCTTCAGCACATAGTTATATTCATCCATGGAGGTCATACAATCCCTCTGATGTAGATGAGTATAATCGTCAGCTAATGAGAGGAGCCGGTTTTCTCAATAGAAGCTATGAGTATATTTCTGGAGAAGTGGAGTTCGAGGAGTATCTTTTGACACGAATGAGAACTATAGAGGGTATCTCTCTGGCGGATATAAAGGAGATGGGTAAAGAACTGGATCAGACACAGGTTAAGATGATGATAGATAGAGGCTGGTTAACTCAGTCTGGTGATCGATTACGGTTGACTGAGGTTGGGATCAACCTATCTGATGCTATCATTTTACAGCTCTCATTATCATAA